One window from the genome of Prionailurus viverrinus isolate Anna unplaced genomic scaffold, UM_Priviv_1.0 scaffold_49, whole genome shotgun sequence encodes:
- the MTCP1 gene encoding protein p13 MTCP-1, whose amino-acid sequence MAGEDAGAPPDHLWVHQEGIYRDEYQRTWVAVVEEETSFLRARVQQVQVPLGDAARPSHLLTSQLPLMWQLYPEERYMDNNSRLWQIQHHLMVRGVQELLLKLLPDD is encoded by the exons ATGGCAGGAGAGGATGCAGGGGCTCCACCCGATCACCTCTGGGTTCACCAAGAGGGTATCTACCGCGACGAATACCAGCGCACGTGGGTGGCCGTCGTGGAAGAG gaGACGAGTTTCCTAAGGGCACGAGTCCAGCAAGTTCAGGTTCCCTTAGGTGACGCAGCTAGGCCGAGTCACCTTCTTACCTCCCAGCTACCTCTCATGTGGCAACTCTACCCTGAGGAGCGCTACATGGATAACAACTCTCGCTTGTGGCAGATCCAGCATCATTTAATG gTCAGGGGAGTACAGGAGCTGTTGCTTAAGCTTTTGCCTGATGATTAA
- the CMC4 gene encoding cx9C motif-containing protein 4 isoform X1 has protein sequence MDKRQNKNHFSYFSFLDMPQKDPCQKQACEIQKCLQANNYMESKCQAVIQELRKCCARYPKGRSLVCSGFENEEEEKLTLKPTAK, from the exons AtggataaaagacaaaataaaaatcatttttcttattttagttttctggATATGCCGCAGAAGGATCCGTGCCAGAAACAAGCCTGTGAAATACAGAAATGTTTACAAG CCAACAACTACATGGAATCTAAGTGTCAGGCTGTCATCCAAGAACTGCGGAAGTGTTGTGCTCGATATCCTAAGGGAAGATCTCTCGTCTGTTCGGGATTTGAAAACGAGGAGGAAGAAAAGCTGACACTGAAGCCTACAGCAAAGTAG
- the CMC4 gene encoding cx9C motif-containing protein 4 isoform X2, which produces MPQKDPCQKQACEIQKCLQANNYMESKCQAVIQELRKCCARYPKGRSLVCSGFENEEEEKLTLKPTAK; this is translated from the exons ATGCCGCAGAAGGATCCGTGCCAGAAACAAGCCTGTGAAATACAGAAATGTTTACAAG CCAACAACTACATGGAATCTAAGTGTCAGGCTGTCATCCAAGAACTGCGGAAGTGTTGTGCTCGATATCCTAAGGGAAGATCTCTCGTCTGTTCGGGATTTGAAAACGAGGAGGAAGAAAAGCTGACACTGAAGCCTACAGCAAAGTAG
- the FUNDC2 gene encoding FUN14 domain-containing protein 2, with product METSGPRAGSPLAAATAARHSVSYRAKPLRLSSRDELAEMAASSQGNFERSFESLDLAEFAKKQPWWRKLFGQESGPSAEKYSVATQLVIGGVTGWCTGFIFQKVGKLAATAVGGGFFLLQLANHTGYIKIDWQRVEKDMKKAKEQLKIRKSSQIPSEVKSKAEEVVSFVKKNILVTGGFFGGFLLGMAS from the exons ATGGAAACATCTGGCCCACGTGCCGGAAGCCCGCTcgcggcggcgacggcggcgcGCCACTCCGTGTCCTATCGCGCCAAACCCCTGCGGCTGTCATCGCGAGACGAGCTCGCCGAAATGGCCGCTTCCAGTCAAG GAAACTTTGAGAGAAGTTTTGAGTCACTGGACCTTGCAGAATTTGCTAAAAAACAGCCATGGTGGCGCAAGCTATTTGGGCAGGAATCTGGGCCCTCAGCTGAAAAATACAGCGTGGCAACCCAGCTGGTAATTGGAGGTGTCACTGGATG GTGCACGGGTTTCATATTCCAGAAGGTTGGAAAGTTGGCTGCAACCGCTGTGGGAGGTGGATTTTTTCTCCTTCAG CTTGCAAACCATACTGGGTACATCAAGATTGACTGGCAGCGAGTAGAGAAGGACATGAAGAAAGCCAAGGAACAACTGAAGATCCGTAAGAGCAGCCAGATACCCAGCGAGGTCAAAAGCAAAGCAGAGGAG GTAGTGTCATTTGTGAAGAAGAACATTCTAGTGACTGGTGGATTTTTCGGAGGCTTTCTACTTGGCATGGCATCCTAA